Proteins encoded within one genomic window of Ranitomeya variabilis isolate aRanVar5 chromosome 4, aRanVar5.hap1, whole genome shotgun sequence:
- the LOC143769268 gene encoding uncharacterized protein LOC143769268, whose translation MRSFFLGRLKSSMSVSSSSTATETGQGQRSQGPVERRQRVSQREDDLIENDLLISLVQEQVPFWDTLDPLHSNKVTIRRLWNEVAKEMWDGWDNAPTQVRNAFVAKVKTRWRSMKDRFNKDLRQESRVPSGSGARIRRYKYHRVLAFLRPVLAQRTTYSTTVGPGSGAVLHPTATDPSQPSSSTAASGPSTLTGDQGAGPSGLPLSQSSSTAPFLGGSSRQRQRASDRSLMPEFLHLSSVLHEAIKALGDRMDVSHSLLNARIQEVSKSLDQVKADLQRPAHHFF comes from the exons atgaggagtttcttcctgggccgtctgaagtcgagcatgtcagtgag ctcttcttctactgcgacaGAGACAGGGCAggggcagcggagtcaaggtccggttgaaagacggcagcgg gtttcacaacgggaggatgatcttattgagaatgacctcctcatctcgctgGTCCAGGAGCAAGTCCCGTTTTGGGACACcctggatccactgcactcaaacaaagtcacgatccggcgcttatggaatgaggtggccaaagagatgtgggatggctgggacaatgccccgacacaggtccgaaatgcatttg tggccaaagtcaaaacacgttggcgttcgatgaaggaccgcttcaacaaggacctgcgtcaagagagccgtgttcccagtggttcaggagcaaggatcagaagatacaaataccatcgagttctggcatttttaagaccggtccttgcccagagaac cacatacagcactactgttggcccaggttctggagcggtccttcatccgacagccacggacccgtcccagccatccagcagcacagcagcaagtgggccttccacactaactggagaccagggagctggtccatcaggtcttcccctttcgcagtcctcctccactgccccttttttggggggctcctcccggcagcggcagagggcttcggacaggtcactcatgcccgagtttttgcacttgagctcggttttacatgaagcaatcaaggctttgggtgaccgaatggatgtttcacatagcctcttgaatgcacgtatccaggaggtcagcaaaagccttgaccaagtgaaagccgacctccagaggccagcacatcattttttttaa
- the LOC143769267 gene encoding aquaporin-8-like — protein MAKSYTLETELQNMGSTSREALTEKDEEKDELNVFEKFVQPCIVELLGCVLFISIGCLSVLVNPTGAGPLLPALAHGLALAIVISVLGNISGGHFNPAVTLGVVISGGLTPILLVPYWVCQLAGGMLGALLAKGLADESSYLNRTGAVCMLDSEASLGKAVGVEIVFSFFLVFAVVMGAVGERSRTPLAPYSIGFTVVTGILTGGSISGSCLNPSRALGPAVVAGYWDYHWVYWVGPVSGAVIVSLIYRLLLAGKSHRLLLK, from the exons ATGGCTAAATCTTATACTCTTGAGACAGAGCTGCAGAACATGGGCTCTACATCGAGAGAGGCTTTGACAGAGAAGGATGAAGAGAAGGATGAACTCAATGTCTTCGAAAAGTTTGTCCAGCCATGTATTGTGGAGCTTCTAGGATGTGTTCTCTTCATTTCCATCGGATGTCTCTCAGTGCTGGTCAATCCTACTGGGGCTGGACCGCTGCTACCGGCTCTTGCCCATGGTCTTGCGTTAGCCATTGTCATCTCTGTTCTTGGCAACATAAG tGGCGGACACTTCAATCCGGCCGTCACTCTAGGTGTAGTAATTTCTGGAGGACTGACTCCCATTTTGCTAGTACCCTACTGGGTGTGCCAACTAGCCGGAGGAATGCTGGGAGCTTTGTTGGCCAAG GGATTGGCAGATGAATCATCATATCTAAATCGTACAGGGGCGGTCTGCATGTTGGACAGCGAGGCATCACTGGGCAAAGCAGTGGGAGTGGAGATAGTCTTCAGCTTTTTCCTGGTTTTTGCTGTAGTGATGGGCGCTGTGGGAGAGCGTAGCCGGACCCCTCTGGCACCTTATTCTATTGGATTCACTGTTGTAACTGGAATTTTGACTGG AGGCTCCATATCAGGTTCCTGCTTGAACCCATCACGGGCTTTGGGCCCAGCAGTCGTAGCTGGTTACTGGGATTATCACTGGGTGTACTGGGTGGGCCCTGTCTCTGGGGCAGTCATAGTGTCTCTCATATACAG GCTTCTTCTAGCAGGAAAGTCCCATCGATTACTCTTGaaatga
- the LOC143766127 gene encoding uncharacterized protein LOC143766127: protein MDNKQLVVNISSVVLSDIEIKVLSKGLPFCPSNSPDWFGVEGDLQTFFRRLRLSSFFSDKVDKPEMDVNDGRGFTLKEVGLYNRSNFQPPNRNNFVESYIELVQRDIEKMRSNFRPARTQNVTSNERLAMKALAENTLLTIKPADKGGAVVVMDSTKYRAEIVRQLDDATVYEKLSCNPTLRFQRELQLVVSDSFRRGRNLRDRLVKSDIGPSKSLVQRTLSTAKHGNFPCLGCACCNNMLKGEFCHHPHTGKKIFLKERYTCSSSFVVYMIVCPCGLTYVGETTMEVRARISKHKSTVTTGLSELPVPKHFIESRHSVNQLRFRVIDSVPVLRRGGDRIKIVKKKELRWIYTLGSLQPKGLNIDFNFHACAS, encoded by the coding sequence ATGGACAACAAACAGctggtggtaaatatttcatcTGTGGTTCTTTCTGATATTGAGATTAAGGTTTTGTCCAAGGGACTACCGTTTTGTCCATCCAATAGTCCAGACTGGTTTGGAGTGGAGGGTGATCTACAGACTTTTTTTAGGAGACTGAGATTATCGTCTTTTTTTTCCGACAAGGTTGATAAGCCAGAAATGGATGTGAATGATGGGAGGGGCTTCACTCTAAAGGAGGTGGGGTTATATAATAGGAGTAACTTTCAACCACCCAATAGAAATAATTTTGTGGAGTCATATATTGAACTTGTACAGAGGGATATTGAGAAAATGAGATCTAACTTTAGACCTGCTAGAACCCAAAATGTTACATCTAATGAAAGGTTGGCTATGAAAGCCCTGGCTGAAAATACCTTACTCACGattaaaccagccgacaagggcggGGCGGTAGTGGTGATGGACAGTACGAAATACAGGGCTGAGATCGTGCGCCAATTGGATGATGCCACAGTGTATGAAAAACTATCATGCAATCCGACTCTTCGATTTCAGAGGGAATTACAGCTTGTGGTCAGTGACTCATTTCGACGGGGACGCAATCTAAGAGATAGGTTGGTTAAATCTGATATTGGACCTTCAAAGTCTTTGGTGCAGAGAACCTTGAGCACAGCCAAACATGGGAATTTTCCTTGTTTGGGCTGTGCTTGTTGCAATAACATGCTAAAGGGGGAATTTTGTCATCATCCGCACACTGGCAAAAAGATTTTTCTGAAGGAGAGGTACACTTGTTCCTCCAGTTTTGTGGTGTATATGATTGTGTGCCCGTGTGGACTTACCTATGTGGGCGAGACAACCATGGAGGTAAGGGCCCGCATTAGCAAGCATAAGAGCACTGTGACAACGGGCCTCTCTGAGTTACCTGTTCCAAAACATTTTATTGAAAGTAGACATTCAGTGAACCAACTTAGGTTCAGGGTAATAGACAGTGTCCCGGTTCTCAGGAGGGGTGGTGAtagaataaaaattgtaaaaaagaaGGAACTACGTTGGATTTATACATTGGGGTCGTTACAACCAAAGGGCCTGAATATTGACTTCAACTTTCATGCTTGTGCCTCTTAA